A window of Rhipicephalus microplus isolate Deutch F79 chromosome X, USDA_Rmic, whole genome shotgun sequence genomic DNA:
aataataataataataataataataataataataataataataataataataataataataataataataataatattaataataataataataataataataataaaataataataatattattattattataataataatgtaTGAACCAGCCCCTAGCTACATTACGCTGTCGGTTCCAATAGTCCTTGTAGTACTGCATTTTAAAATGTCTCATCCAAACTAAATTTCATtgaatatttgattgattgattgattgattgattgattgattgattgattgattgattgattgattggaagATCTATTTGTTGAGCTGCTGCTGATAAACGCAGGAATCGTTTTCTTCTTGTTGCTCAGTGCTATGCTTGATTAAAATAATTTTATCACGACGGGCTTACACAGaacctgtatttatttatttatttatttatttatttatttatttatttatttatttatttatttatttatttatttatttatttatttaaaaaagccTGGAGTTTTAATCACCATAACCTGATAATATTATGAAAAATGGGGAGCTGTGAAATAATTCTGACTGCATGAGGTTCCTTGACTTGCACCTCAACCGAGCCAAAGAGGCGTTTTCGCATTCGCTCACATCAAAATGCTCCCGCTGTTTGAGTAATCTCTAACGTCTTGTCAAGGTTACTAATTTCCCGCGTGAAACCGCATTTATCTTCCTCATCTTTCCGCCTTGCCCCTGATGGTAGCACCTCTGCATTTGGTCACAATCGATTATTGATTTAACATTTTATAGATTCATCTTTCACCTACATGCTTTAACAGTCATCCTCTACACAATTTCGTTAatatatatgttcttcatgctacCGCTACAAAAACATGCTTTGCTTCTCTCTTTAGCTACCTTATTTATTTCTACTTTAGACTTCAAGGGCGAGTATTTGAATACAGCAATGTGTATTCACGTTGTTTGCTTTTTACAGTCTCATAGTCGTAATTTTCGCATTGACGTCTGGAACGACAGCCTATTAACTAAGGAGTTATAAAGAGTGTTAAGTTtttgcatattttttttatttctcgctaTTAAGGCCACTCTCTACTGCCGTTCAGCCAGCCGATAAACGCTGCGCACTTTCTCGAGAAACACTGTAATTATTTCTACGACGGCACTGAAATGCCTTGAAAAAGCGTTTGGACATTCAGTCTTGAAAACAGTATGCCCTAGTTTGGCTTTTTGTTATAGGAAAGAAGCAGAAGTCATTAAATCGATGGCTGGATAAAAAGAAAACGGCAGACTAGAAAGGTTCTTGCAATGTGCGCGTTTTATTTCTTCTCCGCAAGATGAAGCCAAAATGTACAGTGGCGAAACTCTTcgctactttttttttacgtCAGAACGTTTTCAAATCGGGGACTTATATATTTGCTCTGACATTTCTCAAGTTAGGCTCGCAATCATTCAGGATAAAACATAAAGATTTGCAGAACACACTCAGCATCCCTTCCGACTCCGTGATGCTGAACATTGCCTTGTTTGCCTGCCAATGTGCGTTCATGTGTGTGATACTTTTCCCCCTTTGTGCACGGGTGCTTGCTTGCATGTTCCTGTGAAAGTGTGCAGCGCGTCTGTGTATTCGCGGTGttttttgtgcatttattttgaaTATGAGCCCCAAGGCCCAAGTGttgcataaaaagaagaaaataggAGGCTTTCCCACAAGAAGCTCCAGATTCCCGTTTTTTTTAATGCCCTCAAAAGTATAATTAGGATAATAAATGCTACTCCACCCTAAAACACGTGCTGTTTTAACGTGCCTAGTCTACTACCAGTGATAATGTGTTTCATACATTCTTCGAGCCTTCTGCTCTTCTCAAGACAACACTCAGAGGTACTTGTTCAGAAATTTAGAAACTTCAACACTGGCATCGATAGCCAGTTCAGGATAATTACTTCAACGTCCTCACAGCCGAGAAATTTCGTCGCAAGTACTGCATTCCCTGCATTCAGTCTTTGGTCACCTTCAGTGAACGTCATGTTGAATTCCCTGAGCTCATCGCATAAGAAGGAAAACTGCAGGCGAGCGGGCTGGTTAGCTCTTTCGAAGAGGACGACGAGTCATCATTCGTTTTACGTTCTAGGATCATCCAGACGCTCATAAACGTCGGTTTGAGCTTTTACGTCTGTGTTGGCTGTTCAGTTGGCTACAAATTTTACAATTTCAGGGCCGAAACTCGGTAATAAACCAGGAACCAGGCTGTCTAAAGTGTCTCAGCTTTGCAACTATTGCAAGCAACACTTTTGCTAACGTCAGTAGTTGCACACTGAAAAGACCTCGCATCGTAGAGCTTCACCTCAAAATTCAGCACCCCTACATTGAAATGACACTTAAAGCCATCGAAATACCGCACATTTTCCAAGTCATATCAGACAGCACGATGACTTCGATGTTCGTCGCATCCTCCAAGAAATCTGGACACGATATCGCGAACGAGCTGCTCCACTCattcattgaaaaagaaaatggaataaGTGTGCTGATTGGCTCGGACCAGATGTGGACGGTGATGACAGGTGAAATGCACGGACCAGAAAGCAAAGAAAAACTCATTGTCATAAACTCGAAGTTTGGATGGACATTTCAAGAAAGCACAGAACACTCTTCGTCAAAGGCAGTTGACTCCCGAGTCACGGTATGCGTGTGTAAGACTCAAGTAGGTGTTAATGAAGAACTAATCCGGTCATTTTGAGAACTAGAGAGTATCGGCATATCTGATCCCATAAACAAGGAGATCGAGATGAGCTCAACTAACTATGCAACACTTCGAGGAAACAATAGTGCTGTGTGGAGGCAGATACGAAGTGTCATTGCCCTGGAAAACTGGGTTGGAACTATGTGACAACAAGGAAGTCGCTACTGCCACACTGAAGAAACTTTTGATCCACTTATCCAGCAGAGAGGGGCTTCTGCAAACTCTCGACGCCACGATACGTGATTATCTGCTAGCAGGATATGCAGAAGTAGTAAAGTACCCACTTACAAATCTGGCAAAAGCTTACGACATGCCACTTAAAAAATTATTCGAGAACAGGCTTTGACAACAAAGATGCGAGTCGTCTTCGACGCATCGTCGAGGGCACGAGGATGCAAGTTTCTCAAGGAGTGCTTAGAGAACGGCGACAACTTGTGCCAAGACCTCGTAAGGGTATTGCTGCGCTTCAGAATGCACCCTATCGCCATAATGACGGATATTAAGAAGGCTTTCCTTCAGATTTTGATAAATGAAGAGAACCTAGATGCCTTTCGATTTCTCTGGTTCGAAGAAGGCGATGTTGCCGATTTTCAACGGAAGCAACCGCGGGCATGGAGAATGACCAGAATATCTTTTGGGGTGACCTGCAGCCCATTTATGCCGACAGCAACCATTCTTCATCACTTTAGAACAGCACCACCGAGCATGAGCTTGACTGCCCCGACATTGAGCGAATCGTTCTACGTCGACGACTTTGTGAGAGGAGCTGATACGGAAGACGAAGATGCCGAGTTTTGTAAAGAGGAGCAACAGCTCATGCTCTCGGCAGGCATGAATCCCCGAAAATGGACGACAAACTCCGCGATGCTTATGAACCTATTGTAAGGCGAAAAACGATCAACCAGCCAAGAGATGATTGCACTTAATGAAGCTTCAGTTAAAGTACTTGGGAATTTTGTGGAGTCCCCGGAGCGCTTAATTACTTCTCAATGGCCGATCTCCTTGTCTTTCTTAAAggaaaaaagacacaaaaagGTTTGT
This region includes:
- the LOC119176761 gene encoding uncharacterized protein LOC119176761; the protein is MRVVFDASSRARGCKFLKECLENGDNLCQDLVRVLLRFRMHPIAIMTDIKKAFLQILINEENLDAFRFLWFEEGDVADFQRKQPRAWRMTRISFGVTCSPFMPTATILHHFRTAPPSMSLTAPTLSESFYVDDFVRGADTEDEDAEFCKEEQQLMLSAGMNPRKWTTNSAMLMNLL